From Treponema primitia ZAS-1, one genomic window encodes:
- a CDS encoding helix-turn-helix domain-containing protein, with protein sequence MAVYSKQETAKLLGIAPVTLDRLRRRKSISFRKVGSRVLFTQADIDQFLEQSLVPSAREVTPCERK encoded by the coding sequence ATGGCGGTCTATTCAAAACAGGAGACGGCGAAACTACTCGGAATCGCGCCGGTCACCCTTGACCGGCTCAGGCGGCGGAAAAGCATTTCCTTTCGGAAAGTCGGCTCCCGTGTACTCTTTACCCAGGCGGACATTGATCAGTTCCTTGAGCAGAGCCTGGTCCCTTCTGCACGGGAGGTAACACCTTGCGAACGGAAGTAA